A segment of the Desulfonatronum sp. SC1 genome:
GACTGGCCTTGGGAAAACCTGGAGCAGGCCTGCGATTTCCGTCTGGAGCCCACGGGCTTGACCTTCCAGGAACTGACCGCGCAATACGGCTTCTTCGGCACGCCGGAGTTCAAGCGCTACGAAACCTCGGGCTTCGGCACCCCTTCGGGCAAGGTGGAGCTGTATTCCAGCATCTTCGAGGAACTGGGCTGCGACCCCCTGCCCGCCTACAAGGAGCCCCTCTGGAGCCCGGCCGGGGATCCGGAGCTGGCCGAGCAGTTTCCGCTGGTCCTGATCACCGGCAGCCGGTTCATGCCCATGTACCATTCCGAGCAGCGCCAGATCGAGTCGGCAAGAAAGGTGAATCCGGACCCGCTGGTTCTGCTCCATCCGGAAACAGCCCAGGAGTTGGGCCTGGAGAACGATCAATGGGTGTCTGTGATCTCGCCCAAGGGCAAGATCCGGATGCGCCTGCGCACCTCCCCCCGGATCCACCCTAAAATGGCCGACGCCCAGCACGGCTGGTGGTTCCCGGAACGCAAACAAGAACTTCCGGAACTGTTCGGGGTCTACGAATCCAACGCCAACGTGCTCTGCCCGCTGGAACCGGAACATTGCAGCCCGGAAATCGGCTCCTGGCCGCATTCGGCGTTGCTGTGCAGGGTTGAGGCCGCGTGATGGATCCTGAAGGGTGAGGCGAAGCGAGCAGTTTGAGCGCTTCCGTGAAGAAGCCTCCTCCGCGGTCACTTTCTTCGACTGTCCTGGCAATCGCTCTTCTCCCTGGCCAAAATGAGTTGGAAAAGAAAAAGGGTTGCAAGCGTGATTGCTTGCAATCCTTTGATTTTAATTGGCGTCCCCAAGGGGATCTCGAACCCCTATTACCGGCGTGAAAGAGGGAATTCTCGCTCATACACTTTTATAAACACCCTCAAATACTTTGAAAATTTACTTTCACCTGGGTCATGGGGGGCACCTAGTTCACCTGGGGATGTGATCAATGATCCCCAAGGACTTGAACCGGTCCATCAATCGTTCATGGTGCGAACCCGGCCAGAAGACCCGGTTGCATTGCGGACATTCAAAGAAGGAATTGTAATATCGCCTGGTCAGAGGTTCAAGGCGGTCCAAGACTTGCTCCTTGGATCGGGCATGGAGCCCACGGTTGCAGTACACGCAACGGGTGAACGGGCGCAGACAGGTTTTCAGATCAAAGAGTTCAAGAATTTCCAGAAGTTGATCCCAAGGTTCTTGGAACCGGACAAGACGACCCCATATGATGCGGCTTCGCTTCAACAGGCGATGGTCCCGGCTCAACAGGATACGGCTTGTCCTATCTGAATCAGCCGCGATTTCGTCATCATCCTTCCCCTTGCAGTCCGCGGCATCCAGGCCGGCGACTCGCAGGAGCTTGGCCAATCGGTGAACATTTTCATCAACCAGGAAAGCCACCTGGAGAAGGGGCTTTGGTCGCAGCAAGGTGGGTTGGCGAACGTCCCAGGGTGTTTCAACGGGGAACGCGTCCATGATCCGCCCAGGTCTGAGTCGGGCGTGAAAATCGACGGGAATACCATCCAGGTGTATTCCACCAATCTCGGTATGCGGGGGACCGTGAGCTTCAATGATATCCTTGACCGAGGCGTTGCGGTCTGGATTGAACATCAGTCGCCCGCCGCGTTTGGAGGCTGGAAGCAAATCCTGGAGAGTGCCGTGAAATCTGATCTTGGCCGTGGTCATGGGACATTTTGCACGCTTTTCTAATCAAGTAGGAGGAAAACATGAAGAAAATTGCCCTGTTCGTCTTCAACGGAGATCCGATGTGTTTCATCCATGTCCTTTTGAATGCCTTGGATATGCAGGCCAAGGGGTATGAGCCGAAGGTGATCATCGAGGGAGCCGCGGTCAAGCTGATTCCCGAGTTGGTAAAAACTGACAATCCCTTGAACGGATTGTGGCAAAAGAACCTGGCTGCCGGTCTCATTGAAGGGGTTTGCAAAGCCTGCTCCACCAAGCTGGGAACTCTGGAGGCCGCCAAAGAACAAGGCTTGACACTCCTGGATGACATGTCCGGCCATCCCAGCATGGCCGGTTACCGTGACCAGGGTTTTGAAATCATCACCTTCTGAGCGGTACTGACTGATTCAGGTGGGCGCAATTTTTGGGATTCATGCCAATTCGTACCCCACACTACTCCAATGCTTTCTTGATTCCAAACGTTATTGAGGGTAGCAAGATCGCCTCATCGGCATGCCCAACCTCGCTTGGTTGATGCCTTCTCCGACCCTGGCCCAGGCAATCGACCCTCTCGCGATTGCACTCCGCCTTGGCCAGGGGGAGCCTGCTCCTCTGGAGGAACTGCGCAAGGAAATCATCGCAATCTGTGAAGAGATGCTCCGGTCCCTGGGACGAGCTGTTTGCTCATGCCGCACAGCAAAAGCCTGAACACCTCAATGACCTGGTACCGTACTGGGTGTATGACGAAGGCCTGGCCAGGATCGAACGACACATTTTCATGATCCCGTTTAGCAGGGAAATCGCGAAGCTGAAACAACTCAAAAAAGGTCTTGCCTTGTATCGCTTGGCCTTTGGACAACCGAGACAAGAGGATTTTATCGCATCGCTTGATGTAAAAGAAGATAATTATGATACAATAGTTTTGGAAAGCATGATCTCTTTGGCTCCGAGGAACTATGAAATCTTGGGTAAAGTCCAGGATGCATAATTAGATGAACAAGCATCATCTCAAGTTATTATCGTTACATTATCACAACAATCAATAGAAATGATTATCAGGTTTGTTTTTTTGCTATCTTTGCTTGCCGTTATCTTCTTCTGGAAATATCCAGAATACATACCGAATCAGCAGAGGACATTCCATAAACATCCTGCACTCTTTTCTGAAAAGCTGAATGCATCTGATATTATAAAGCTCACGAATGAATACAGAACATCATTGGGCCTCAGCCCACTTCGAGAAAATTTTCAGTTGACCCATGCCGCTGAATACAGAGCAAATGATATGATCAGCAACAGGTATTACGCTCACGTTAATCCAATTACCGGGGAAGGTCCCGGAGAAGCGATTAATGATGCAAATTACAGATACAGAACATATGCTGAAAATATTGCCATGGGAAACTGGCAATCCAATCGGCATATTGTTGACGGCTGGATAAACAGCCCTGGACATAGAGCAAATATCGTGAACCCGAATATCAGGGAAATCGGGGTCGCCATCGTCAAGGACACGACCACCCCACTTGGCCGTCCTTCCGCGTACTACGGCGTCCAGCTCTTTGCCAGCCCAATGCCTGATTGCTCGCGCCCCAGTGAAGCCGACAAAGCTTTGCTTCAAGAAATGCAAAGAAAAAATGATGATATTTGGAGAAGAGTCAATAACCAGAAAAGTGAAATTGAGCGACTGCAAGCGAGAATTCATCGCGAGAACAACAACACTATGAAAAACAGAATGGTCAATGATTTCAACAGACAAGTTAATTCATACAATAGCCTTGTAGCCGAAGCAAAAGGCATGCAAGACAGCCTAAAACTCGTTGTTCATTCCTACAACAATAAAATCAATAAATACAATGCCTGTATGCAGTCTGACAGTTTTGTTTCAAAATAGAATCTGTATGAGCCAATAAGCCGGTGGATTGAACAGCCTACTGCAAAACCCGATCCCCCCTCCCTACCATGCACCGCCGAATTATATTCCCATTGCCATTGGCCTCCTCGCCCTTGCGCTCCGGACTCGACGCCAACAGCTTCCAGGCATCTCTCTGACAGCCAAGAATCCTGGCAGTGCCAACGAAATTGGCGCAAACAGTTCGGCTTCAACCGGCTGGCGCTTTCTTCTAATACCTTGGATTCGTGCAATTTTATTCATGGCATGGATCGTGCTTAAAGAGATGCAAGACCATTACGGTCCAACCTCAACAGGAGAAATGATCATGAAGAAGCTTCTCGCGATTGCAATTATGGCGGTTCTGCTCTGTCTGTCCGGGCAGGTTATGGCCGAGACGATTACCGATGTATGTGTGGACAATAGAGATGGGGCCATAACGGACAAATGGAAAGACCTGATGTGGCAGATTGCGACGGCTGGTCCAATGAACTGGAATGACGCTATGATTTACGCCTCCGGACTTTCACTGGGTGGCCATTCGGATTGGCGGTTGCCAACCACTAATGAGTTAAAAAAGCTGTACAACTCGCCATGTAAAAGAATGATGGACGTTAAGCCAGGAGACTACTGGTCGTCCAATGGGTCTTCTGATCAAGCCTGGGCCGTGCACTTCCACGACGGTGTCGAGGGCCGCTACAATGCGAACAGCGGCTTTCACGTGCGGGCAGTGCGTTCGGCACAGTGATGGATGATTTGATTCTTCGGTGATTTGGCCCTTTGGGTGGATGGGGTTGTCGCTGGGGCAGCCTCATCTCATCGCGAATCAGGCCGTCTGTCCTTCGGGATGGGCGGCCTTTGCTTTTTCCTGGATCGTGGGCAACACAGGGGACGAGGTTTCAGATAGATTGAGCCCGTACCCACCACGGGCGGAGGGCATAAACAGGAACCGGGGCTGGACCTCCAAGCTTCATCTCCCAAGACTCCCCACATACCTCGCCCAAGTCGCCTCCCTGAATTTCTCTGGCATGTCGCCGTAAATCCAGCCGAACAGATTGCCCATATTGGCATGAGTCTTCACAACATGGACGGACCCGTAAAGCGTCCCAGCCCCGCATAAACGCCTTACGACGGCCTGGGTCCGGGGGCTTGCGCCGGTCCAGCCGGCCATCCCTCAAGACCCTGGCCGCGCCCTTGGGCAAGTCCACCGGATACAGGGCCGTCTGGATACCTTGCTCCCGACAATACCACTCCAGATCAGGATTTCCGAAAGCACAGACCGCCACACCCTGAGCTGACGTCGGGCTGAAGTCGCGCCTGAACAAAGCCACGCCTACCTGTACCTGACCGATCACCGTCCGGTTCAGCTTCCGCTTGGCCTCAAGGACATGGACATGCTGGCCCTGCACGGCGTCGGCACGGCTGTATGAGCCCTGGGCGCGGACACGGCTCTCACCGCCAGGGACCAGGAGGCCGTCAAGCCGCCGTGGTCCGCAGTTCTCGTCACCCTGGCCGACCTCGACCTCCAGGAACAGCAGGCCGGGATTGGACTCCAGGTAGAGGGCCAGGAGGCGGTCTTCGGGGGTTCTGGGTTTCCACATGGCGGTTGCTCCGGGTCAAAGTATGAGGGGCGCAGCGGGCTCCAGGCCAAGTGATCGAGAGGACAAGCCTGCGCTGGATCATTCCCCCCTCATTGCCCCACCTTCAGCACCCTGATATTCAAATCCAGCCGACAAGTCACACCACCCCAGCGGCCAGCAAACGGCATGGGGGAGTGTGATGCTTGTCAGAAGTGTTGGCAGTGCCAACAGAATTGGCGCAAACAGTACAACCTCAAATGGTTGGCACATTTCGTCAACACGTTGGAATCGTGCAATTTATTTCATGGCATGGAACGTGCTAAATGAGATGCAAGACCATTACGGTTCAACCTCTACAGGAGAAATGATCATGAAGAAGCTTCTCGCGATTGCAATTATGGCGGTTCTGCTCTGTCTGTCCGGGCAGGTTATGGCCGAGACGACTACCGATGTATGCGTGGACAACGGGGATGGAACAGTAACGGACAACGGAACCGGCCTGATGTGGCAGAAAGCAACGGCTGGTCCAATGAACTGGGATGCGGCCATGAGTTATACTTCCGGCCTTTCATTGGCTGGACATTCTGACTGGGCATTGG
Coding sequences within it:
- a CDS encoding cytoplasmic protein; the protein is MKKIALFVFNGDPMCFIHVLLNALDMQAKGYEPKVIIEGAAVKLIPELVKTDNPLNGLWQKNLAAGLIEGVCKACSTKLGTLEAAKEQGLTLLDDMSGHPSMAGYRDQGFEIITF
- a CDS encoding CAP domain-containing protein, yielding MIIRFVFLLSLLAVIFFWKYPEYIPNQQRTFHKHPALFSEKLNASDIIKLTNEYRTSLGLSPLRENFQLTHAAEYRANDMISNRYYAHVNPITGEGPGEAINDANYRYRTYAENIAMGNWQSNRHIVDGWINSPGHRANIVNPNIREIGVAIVKDTTTPLGRPSAYYGVQLFASPMPDCSRPSEADKALLQEMQRKNDDIWRRVNNQKSEIERLQARIHRENNNTMKNRMVNDFNRQVNSYNSLVAEAKGMQDSLKLVVHSYNNKINKYNACMQSDSFVSK
- a CDS encoding Mut7-C RNAse domain-containing protein; the protein is MTTAKIRFHGTLQDLLPASKRGGRLMFNPDRNASVKDIIEAHGPPHTEIGGIHLDGIPVDFHARLRPGRIMDAFPVETPWDVRQPTLLRPKPLLQVAFLVDENVHRLAKLLRVAGLDAADCKGKDDDEIAADSDRTSRILLSRDHRLLKRSRIIWGRLVRFQEPWDQLLEILELFDLKTCLRPFTRCVYCNRGLHARSKEQVLDRLEPLTRRYYNSFFECPQCNRVFWPGSHHERLMDRFKSLGIIDHIPR
- a CDS encoding DUF1566 domain-containing protein, which produces MNSLLQNPIPPPYHAPPNYIPIAIGLLALALRTRRQQLPGISLTAKNPGSANEIGANSSASTGWRFLLIPWIRAILFMAWIVLKEMQDHYGPTSTGEMIMKKLLAIAIMAVLLCLSGQVMAETITDVCVDNRDGAITDKWKDLMWQIATAGPMNWNDAMIYASGLSLGGHSDWRLPTTNELKKLYNSPCKRMMDVKPGDYWSSNGSSDQAWAVHFHDGVEGRYNANSGFHVRAVRSAQ